One genomic segment of Candidatus Babeliales bacterium includes these proteins:
- a CDS encoding Hint domain-containing protein, whose amino-acid sequence MKQNLLNHVFFLSVFLWIRLLHADGFVVGTLVHAQQGLVPIKQCVEGNYIIAYDNQKICTHHPISYTKRYAVDSYIKITVDNECVCASPDQKFYVLNKSKWINAHELELSDQLLCCKDEIVFVKAIEVLNQQQEMYAISVDTNHTFCVGHYGIVVHNVEPGTTTATVIALSFTCPPAAVALAIGEVVAFGVAGFVMYYAHKKLQKNKKKLDGCFSQEEVLREVHDNTIPKVNGCFPLYVPVVELSPGCTIAVEGQTKTTEIMSYETPEGMNDGCEFPIEVVQESVVHFEDTKKDDCDDKKQYDGQQYNRTEDWIKEHSFGQKIRKSLERSKCTNQGKRAFNVIKNIENCDGFKKGDYIVVDAMHKDHLEVFGKDKGWKQVANFDGTKNKKKTEQGRMEPRRRLEG is encoded by the coding sequence ATGAAGCAAAATCTATTGAATCACGTTTTTTTCTTGAGCGTATTTTTGTGGATAAGATTATTGCATGCTGATGGATTTGTTGTTGGAACATTGGTGCATGCACAGCAAGGACTTGTACCAATTAAACAGTGTGTGGAGGGTAATTATATTATTGCATATGATAATCAAAAAATATGTACACATCATCCTATTAGTTACACAAAGCGTTATGCAGTTGATTCTTACATCAAAATAACTGTTGATAATGAATGCGTATGCGCATCACCAGATCAAAAATTTTATGTTTTAAACAAAAGTAAATGGATTAATGCACATGAATTGGAGCTATCAGATCAGTTGTTGTGTTGTAAGGATGAAATTGTTTTTGTTAAAGCAATTGAAGTGCTTAATCAGCAACAAGAAATGTATGCAATTTCTGTTGATACAAATCATACTTTTTGTGTTGGACATTATGGAATTGTTGTACATAACGTAGAGCCAGGAACCACAACAGCTACCGTAATAGCATTGTCTTTCACATGCCCGCCTGCGGCAGTGGCATTGGCGATTGGAGAAGTGGTCGCTTTTGGTGTTGCTGGTTTTGTGATGTATTATGCACATAAGAAATTACAGAAAAATAAGAAAAAATTGGATGGATGTTTTTCACAAGAAGAGGTACTTAGAGAAGTACACGATAATACGATACCAAAAGTTAATGGTTGTTTTCCTTTGTATGTTCCTGTTGTTGAGCTTTCGCCAGGTTGTACTATTGCAGTAGAGGGTCAGACAAAAACTACTGAAATTATGTCGTATGAAACACCAGAAGGGATGAATGATGGTTGCGAATTTCCGATCGAAGTAGTACAAGAATCTGTTGTGCATTTTGAAGATACAAAAAAAGATGATTGTGATGACAAAAAACAATATGATGGACAGCAGTATAATCGTACCGAAGACTGGATTAAAGAGCATTCATTTGGACAAAAAATAAGAAAATCATTAGAACGATCTAAGTGTACTAATCAAGGCAAACGAGCTTTTAATGTAATAAAAAATATAGAAAATTGTGATGGTTTTAAAAAAGGTGATTATATAGTTGTTGATGCCATGCATAAAGATCATCTGGAAGTTTTTGGTAAAGATAAAGGGTGGAAACAAGTAGCAAATTTTGACGGAACCAAGAATAAGAAGAAAACAGAACAGGGTAGAATGGAACCACGTAGACGATTAGAAGGATAG
- a CDS encoding PBP1A family penicillin-binding protein gives MMGIFGCGALFFVVHNHTIDFSILSQYNAGRPSLLFDDEGNEWGRFQLDRRDPVDGARLPQHLINAFIAAEDWNFFTHNGISWKGIIRSIAVNIYHGRKAQGASTITQQLVKLLFFDSQKTFTRKIKEQLYAVLVEQQLTKEQILYTYLNHVCFGCGIYGVEAASQRFWSKHAHQISISQAATLAGIIRSPARYCPLVYPLSAQKRRDVILGKMKHLDFITAQEYEDAVAHCVEITDKSYDVFAPHVKEMLRMQLETIVGKTALYSSGLHIQTTLNKKMQEAAQDAFTTEMVKLRKEFGDEIDGGMIVIDRKTGEIKALVGGFDFVASKFNRAMQARRQIGSILKPLIYAAALDKGMTFADTDVDEATEWVQGNTIWAPNNYNKKFNGTITLAYALSHSNNIVAIKTFLRVGPHVVINLSKKCRITSNFHTYPSLALGCVDTTLCESAGMFNVFANDGIYVEPHAVSWIKDRWGTRMYKTTIESERVIDSRIVGQVKAVLNLGLLRVKNMYSANNWIKSEAMSKTGTTNDSRTCWFIGSTPTLTTAVYVGFDDNRPMGNNVYPIRTAFPIWLAFNRVIESPEKTFSYDPSLQKKIIDERTGLPSELGKRGAIPILV, from the coding sequence ATGATGGGTATCTTTGGTTGCGGTGCTCTTTTTTTTGTTGTGCATAATCATACAATCGATTTTTCAATTCTTTCTCAGTACAACGCGGGGCGACCGTCTTTATTGTTTGATGATGAAGGCAATGAATGGGGGCGATTTCAGTTAGATCGGCGCGATCCTGTTGATGGAGCTCGTTTACCACAGCATCTGATTAATGCATTTATCGCAGCAGAAGATTGGAATTTTTTTACGCATAATGGTATTTCATGGAAAGGAATTATTCGTTCAATTGCAGTAAATATCTATCACGGACGCAAAGCACAGGGTGCAAGTACCATTACGCAACAATTGGTCAAGTTATTATTTTTTGATTCACAAAAAACATTTACACGAAAAATAAAAGAGCAGTTGTACGCAGTCTTGGTTGAACAACAGTTGACCAAAGAACAAATTTTGTATACATACCTTAATCACGTTTGTTTTGGATGTGGTATTTATGGTGTTGAAGCTGCTAGTCAACGATTTTGGTCTAAACATGCGCATCAAATTTCTATTAGCCAAGCTGCAACACTTGCAGGGATTATTCGTTCTCCTGCGCGCTATTGTCCTCTTGTATATCCGTTATCAGCACAGAAGCGGCGCGATGTTATTTTAGGCAAAATGAAACATTTAGATTTTATTACCGCACAAGAGTATGAAGATGCAGTAGCGCACTGTGTTGAGATAACAGATAAAAGTTACGATGTTTTTGCACCGCATGTAAAAGAAATGTTGCGCATGCAGCTTGAAACTATTGTTGGTAAAACAGCGTTGTATTCATCAGGATTGCATATTCAAACAACACTTAATAAAAAGATGCAAGAAGCAGCACAAGATGCCTTCACAACAGAAATGGTAAAATTGCGCAAAGAATTTGGTGATGAAATTGATGGTGGCATGATTGTTATTGATCGCAAAACGGGAGAGATTAAAGCATTAGTTGGAGGATTTGATTTTGTTGCATCAAAATTTAATAGAGCAATGCAAGCGCGTAGACAAATTGGGTCCATCTTAAAACCATTAATTTATGCAGCAGCATTGGATAAAGGTATGACGTTTGCTGATACTGATGTTGATGAAGCGACTGAATGGGTACAAGGCAATACCATCTGGGCGCCAAACAATTATAACAAAAAATTTAATGGGACTATTACGCTTGCATATGCGTTATCACATTCAAATAACATTGTAGCTATTAAAACATTTTTGCGTGTTGGCCCGCATGTGGTGATTAATCTTTCAAAAAAATGTCGTATTACAAGTAATTTTCATACCTATCCTTCGTTGGCTCTTGGCTGTGTTGATACAACCTTGTGTGAAAGTGCAGGAATGTTTAACGTGTTTGCAAATGATGGAATATATGTTGAACCACATGCAGTATCGTGGATAAAAGATCGGTGGGGCACAAGAATGTATAAAACTACCATCGAAAGTGAACGTGTGATTGATAGTCGTATTGTTGGGCAAGTAAAAGCGGTTTTAAATTTGGGCTTGCTGCGCGTAAAAAACATGTACAGTGCAAACAATTGGATCAAGTCAGAAGCAATGAGCAAAACAGGAACAACAAATGATTCTCGCACCTGTTGGTTTATTGGTTCTACGCCAACATTAACAACGGCTGTGTATGTTGGGTTTGACGATAATCGCCCGATGGGAAATAATGTGTATCCAATTCGTACTGCGTTTCCTATTTGGCTGGCGTTTAATCGTGTAATAGAGTCTCCTGAAAAAACATTTTCATATGATCCTTCATTGCAAAAAAAGATTATTGATGAACGCACGGGCTTACCTTCGGAATTGGGCAAGCGGGGTGCTATTCCAATTTTGGTGTAA
- a CDS encoding methylated-DNA--[protein]-cysteine S-methyltransferase, protein MHNQKYPTTVILLNSSHIHTPLGTMIAIADEKALYLLEFTNRKNIDKQLQQLQIKTNATIIPGKNNILDLVERELKLYFAGKLKNFSVLVHFSGTPFQQKAWSALQAVPYGHTYSYAQEAAIIGDKNACRAVANANSVNKIAIVVPCHRIIKTNGDLCGYAGGLERKQWLIEHEKNNTLSQ, encoded by the coding sequence ATGCACAACCAAAAATATCCAACAACCGTAATACTTCTCAATTCATCTCACATCCATACCCCACTCGGCACCATGATTGCAATTGCAGATGAAAAGGCATTGTATCTATTAGAATTCACCAACAGAAAAAATATAGACAAGCAACTACAACAACTACAAATCAAAACAAACGCAACAATCATACCGGGAAAAAACAACATACTCGATTTGGTTGAACGCGAATTGAAATTATACTTTGCAGGAAAACTAAAAAATTTTAGCGTACTTGTACATTTTTCGGGAACTCCATTTCAGCAAAAAGCATGGTCTGCTTTACAAGCAGTTCCGTATGGTCATACCTACAGCTACGCACAAGAGGCAGCAATTATTGGCGACAAAAATGCTTGTCGCGCTGTTGCCAATGCTAATAGCGTCAATAAAATAGCCATTGTTGTCCCTTGCCACCGTATTATTAAAACAAATGGTGATTTGTGTGGTTATGCTGGCGGCCTTGAACGTAAACAATGGTTAATTGAACATGAAAAAAACAATACTCTCTCACAATAA